In the genome of Chloroflexota bacterium, the window CTGCCGGAGCCGGCGGACGCTCCAGCGCATTGGGGCGCGGAGGGTGACATGCCAGTGGTGACCATTGCGCGTCTGTTGGGGAGTCGGGGTGACGAGATCGGCCGGGCGCTGGCCGAGCGTCTGAACTACCGATACCTCGATCATCGCCTGCTGCTTGACTACGTGCGCGAGTTTGGCGAGGTCGAGGCCAATGCGCCCGAGATCGCCGAGACGCGCCCGTCCTTCTGGGAGCGTCTGAACGAGGAACGCCGCCGTCACGCCATCGTGGTGCGGTGTGGGGTCTACGGGTTCGCCAAGGACGACGATGCCGTCATCGTCGGGCTGGGCGGCAACTACCTGATGCGCGGCATGAGCCATGCGCTCCGGACCATCACGCTCGCGCCGACCAACGTGCGCGTGCAGCGCGTGATCGAGCGCCACGCCGGCAACCTGGACCCGAACACGGCGGCCGAGGTCGTGCGGCGGAGCGACCGCGAGCGCGGCGGGTTCATCCGCTACATGTACAACGCCGACTGGCTCGACGTGCACGCCTACGACATGGTGCTGAACACGGCCAACCTGGAGATCAACCAGGCGGTCGAGTTGCTCGCCTACTCGCTGGAGCGCGCCGAGATCACCCCGACGGCCTCCTCGCTCCAGGCCATCGACGACCTGGCGCTCGCCTCGCGG includes:
- a CDS encoding cytidylate kinase family protein yields the protein MPVVTIARLLGSRGDEIGRALAERLNYRYLDHRLLLDYVREFGEVEANAPEIAETRPSFWERLNEERRRHAIVVRCGVYGFAKDDDAVIVGLGGNYLMRGMSHALRTITLAPTNVRVQRVIERHAGNLDPNTAAEVVRRSDRERGGFIRYMYNADWLDVHAYDMVLNTANLEINQAVELLAYSLERAEITPTASSLQAIDDLALASRVEAVLISNAGIWIHGLKATAERGVVTISGEVITDEDREYAEEVAGGVQGVRAIANDLRIQPPPLTGM